Proteins found in one Hippopotamus amphibius kiboko isolate mHipAmp2 chromosome 12, mHipAmp2.hap2, whole genome shotgun sequence genomic segment:
- the LOC130833744 gene encoding solute carrier family 26 member 10-like produces the protein MSGLPGARTCPGPGEASDLKSPLGARFREPLTEARFRQLFGDAEQERARPAEPRGSPLRRRCRRWAGGRFGPGAWRLLLARLPPLRWLPRYRWRAWLLGDAVAGVTVGIVHVPQGMAFALLTSVPPVFGLYTSFFPVLIYTLLGTGRHLSTGTFAVLSLMTGSAVERLVPEPLEGNLSGIEREQLDAQRVGAAAAVAFGSGALMLGMFALQLGVLATFLSEPVVKALTSGAALHVLVSQLPSLLGLPLPRQIGCFALFKTLAAVLAALPRSSPAELTVSALSLALLVPVKELNVRFRDRLPAPIPGEIVMVLLASVLCFTSSLDTRYNVQIVGLLPGGFPQPLLPSLAELPRILADSLSMALVTSAVSASLASIYADKYSYTIDSNQELLAHGASNLISSLFSCFPNSATLATTSLLVDAGGNTQLAGLFSCMVVLSVLLWLGPFFYYLPKAVLACINISSMRQMFFQMRELPQLWRISRVDFAVWMVTWVAVVTLSVDLGLAVGVVFSMMTVVCRTQRVQCLALGLAEGTELYRPLRESHKLLRVPGLRILSYATPLYFGTRGHFRRILEWHLGLGEGGKEAPKTDGPPDAVAEPVRVVVLDCSGVTFADAAGAREVVQLASRCRDAGIHLLLAQCNASVLGTLTQAGLLDRVTPDQLFVSVQDAAAHALQRLELTGPKTCTVWV, from the exons ATGAGCGGGCTGCCGGGCGCCAGGACCTGCCCGGGTCCCGGAGAGGCCTCTGACCTGAAATCCCCCCTGGGCGCCAGGTTCAGGGAACCGCTCACCGAGGCCCGGTTCCGGCAGCTCTTCGGGGACGCAGAGCAGGAGCGCGCGCGCCCGGCGGAGCCCCGCGGGTCCCCGCTGCGCCGGCGGTGCAGGCGGTGGGCCGGCGGCCGCTTCGGGCCGGGGGCGTGGCGCCTGCTGCTGGCCAGGCTGCCCCCGCTGCGGTGGCTGCCCCGCTACCGCTGGCGGGCCTGGCTGCTCGGGGATGCGGTGGCCGGAGTGACCGTGGGCATCGTGCACGTGCCCCAGG GCATGGCTTTTGCCCTCCTGACCTCTGTGCCCCCAGTGTTCGGACTCTACACATCTTTCTTTCCCGTCCTCATCTACACCTTGTTGGGTACCGGGAGACACCTGTCCACCG GAACCTTCGCGGTGCTCAGCCTCATGACGGGCTCGGCCGTGGAGCGGCTGGTGCCCGAACCCCTCGAGGGGAACCTGAGCGGAATCGAGAGGGAACAGCTGGATGCTCAGCGGGTTGGTGCGGCTGCAGCCGTGGCCTTTGGGAGCGGAGCACTGATG CTGGGGATGTTCGCGCTGCAGCTCGGGGTCCTGGCCACCTTTTTGTCGGAGCCTGTAGTCAAAGCGCTGACCAGCGGAGCCGCCCTGCACGTGCTCGTGTCCCAACTTCCTAGCCTCTTGGGGTTGCCCCTCCCGCGTCAGATCGGCTGCTTTGCTCTCTTCAAG ACGCTGGCCGCCGTGCTGGCGGCGCTGCCCCGGAGCAGCCCCGCGGAGCTGACCGTCTCGGCGCTCAGCCTGGCGCTGCTCGTGCCGGTCAAGGAGCTGAACGTGAGATTCCGGGACAGGCTCCCCGCCCCGATCCCAGGCGAAATCGTCATG GTGCTTCTGGCCTCTGTGCTCTGCTTCACCTCTTCCCTGGACACAAGATACAACGTCCAGATAGTTGGATTGCTGCCCGGAGG AtttccccagcctctcctccccagcctggcTGAGCTGCCCAGGATTCTGGCCGACTCGTTGTCCATGGCACTGGTGACTTCCGCAGTGTCTGCCTCCCTGGCCTCCATCTATGCGGACAAGTACAGCTATACTATTGACTCCAACCAG GAGCTCTTGGCACATGGTGCCTCCAAcctcatctcctccctcttctcttgcTTTCCCAACTCGGCCACATTGGCCACAACCAGCCTACTAGTGGATGCTGGAGGGAACACACAG CTGGCAGGCCTCTTCTCCTGCATGGTCGTCCTGTCTGTGCTGCTGTGGCTGGGGCCCTTCTTCTACTACCTGCCCAAG GCTGTCTTGGCCTGCATCAACATCTCCAGCATGCGCCAGATGTTCTTCCAGATGCGAGAACTCCCACAACTATGGCGCATCAGCCGCGTGGACTTT GCTGTGTGGATGGTCACATGGGTGGCTGTCGTGACCCTGAGCGTGGACCTGGGCCTGGCTGTAGGTGTGGTCTTCTCCATGATGACTGTGGTCTGCCGCACCCAGAG ggtacagtgcctggcacttggaCTGGCTGAGGGGACAGAGCTCTACAGGCCACTCAGAGAGAGCCACAAG CTCCTGCGGGTCCCGGGGCTCCGCATCCTGAGCTATGCAACTCCGCTCTACTTTGGGACCCGTGGGCATTTTCGCCGCATCCTGGAGTGGCACCTGGGGCTTGGAGAAGGAGGCAAG GAGGCTCCAAAGACAGATGGCCCCCCTGATGCAG TTGCTGAGCCTGTCAGAGTGGTGGTTCTAGACTGCAGTGGTGTCACCTTTGCAGATGCTGCAGGGGCCAGAGAAGTGGttcag ctGGCCAGCCGATGCCGAGATGCTGGGATCCACCTTCTCCTGGCTCAATGTAATG CCTCAGTGCTGGGGACACTGACCCAGGCAGGACTCCTGGACAGAGTGACCCCAGACCAGCTGTTTGTGAGTGTCCAGGACGCAGCTGCACACGCCCTGCAGAGGCTG GAGCTCACTGGTCCCAAGACTTGCACAGTGTGGGTCTGA